ATATTTAATACTAATACaactattaatatataatttaaaaataaatactatcaaaatataataattctagCTACAACAATTACAGTAGgttaaatgtcaaaacaaatgGTCTCGAACATATCCAGGTTTAAGTCTCTtcacattttacacaaaaaacagAAGCATATTTAAGGATCAATTCAGATAGCAGCAGAATTAAGCGTCATATCAGCGCATGTTCATATAAAACAGCAGAGGCGGTTCGACTACCTGCAGTTTTCGTGCCATGGCCACCACGTCATGATCAGGTGGGTTGTATTTGTAGCAGTTGGAGAACATGAGCCTGACGTCAGCGCTGAACTGCTGGGCTTCTCGGTACTCGCGCTCATCCATCTTCCTCTGAGGAACACACAAGACAGGCAGAGTATTACATACTTTACTGCTTCCTGCAGCTGAACCCTGTATCCATGAACACCAGTACCGTGTGTGTAGCTCACCTTGATGGTGCTGAGGTCCATGGGGTGTTTAATGATGTCGTGGTAGTCGTGCAGGCCCAGCGTTGAGGCGTCTACGGGTTTATAAAAGGGCCAGGCGTACGCCGCGTGTTTTTTAGACAGCAGTTCTTTAAGGACGCCGCTGCAGTAGCGAAGCTGCTTGCTAAGTTTCCCCCGCCGCGAGGGCTGATGGGGCCGCACAGAGTCAGGCAGGTCCTTACGGGGAGGTTTGATCGGGCGACGGGACAGCGCTCGCCCCAAGACGGGCTGGAGGTGGGTGGGCTCGTTCCCGACCATGCTGGGTGAACAGTCCACGGGCATCGAGGAGAGCGAGTGGGGCATGTCTCCGGCCGAGCCGTGACCTTTCCCCATGCCTCCCATCCGAGCAGCAGAGGTCACGGGGAAGCCGAGAGTAGTGGGAGTGGTGGTGTCTGCTTTACGCTTCACGCCCTTCTTctacagagagaacagagagatgaGGCGTTCAGTTAGCGTTAGTCATAACTACGTACTCAACTCAACCTCCCAGCAGAAgccaatatttgtatttattttttttttaataattcattaaagggttagttcagaCCAAATCCAAAACTCTCAATAATTACGCACCCTCATGGCGTTGCAAACCCGCAAAACCTTCGGAATACAAATTATGACACTGTTGATGAAATCTGACCCGCCACAAACACAAACGAAAATGATCCAAGGCCAGAAAAATAGTGAATAAATGGGTAAAACGGTCCACGTGACATCAGCGGCTTGCTTTTAGGTTTGTGACGATACAACAAGTTTTGCACAAGgaacataaaaatgacaatttactcaaccattcttatGAGGTGCATCttccgccattttggagagtactCCAATTCAACGAATATGCACgctttatttaacacatttgaCGTAATCCGCCTTGTTTATGTACATGAATGTAATCTGGGGTTGTTTACACTAAAATGAGTAATAGCTCTCTAAAAATGGCTAggtattatgttatttttgttttcacataGCATCGAAAAAATGAAGTTGATCCACTGATGTCACA
This window of the Puntigrus tetrazona isolate hp1 unplaced genomic scaffold, ASM1883169v1 S000000457, whole genome shotgun sequence genome carries:
- the LOC122333993 gene encoding bromodomain-containing protein 2-like, with amino-acid sequence MGGMGKGHGSAGDMPHSLSSMPVDCSPSMVGNEPTHLQPVLGRALSRRPIKPPRKDLPDSVRPHQPSRRGKLSKQLRYCSGVLKELLSKKHAAYAWPFYKPVDASTLGLHDYHDIIKHPMDLSTIKRKMDEREYREAQQFSADVRLMFSNCYKYNPPDHDVVAMARKLQVVEPPLLFYMNMR